In the genome of Rhodoplanes sp. Z2-YC6860, one region contains:
- a CDS encoding argonaute/piwi family protein → MDEIIQQLQTLDESSHRPDVAIVALPVELIERVWNAKVDSKATTEKDDSGGSDAPDFRGMLKAKAMDLSFPIQIAWEDVFDESAKIPLKVKESRARKIQDQAGRTWNLLTTLYYKGTGRIPWRKMPQDGEFTACYIGISFYREVGGQQLFTSAAQMFDERGRGFILKGKRAQTESRGRHPYMTHDDARQLIADALTAYKNHHKHYPARVIVLKTSQFRDEEAEGIYEAIDEAGPELRDLVWVQESYSVKVLRDGNYPVMRGTFVDLDGKGLLYTNGSMPYYGTYPGMYDPRPLLLCPYEGSDSTIAQIASEVLALTKVNWNSTQMNQKLPIPIRAARAVGEVLKYVTDQKISSDYARYI, encoded by the coding sequence GTGGATGAAATCATCCAGCAACTGCAAACGCTCGATGAAAGCAGCCATCGGCCAGACGTAGCTATCGTAGCGTTGCCCGTCGAGCTGATCGAGCGGGTGTGGAATGCGAAAGTCGACTCCAAAGCGACTACCGAGAAAGACGATAGCGGCGGTTCAGATGCCCCTGACTTCCGGGGCATGCTTAAGGCTAAAGCGATGGACCTGAGCTTTCCGATTCAGATCGCTTGGGAAGACGTGTTTGACGAAAGCGCGAAAATTCCGCTGAAGGTCAAAGAAAGCCGCGCCCGGAAGATACAGGATCAAGCCGGACGAACGTGGAACTTGCTCACCACGCTTTACTACAAGGGCACCGGGCGCATCCCGTGGCGCAAGATGCCGCAAGACGGTGAGTTCACCGCTTGCTACATCGGCATCAGCTTCTACCGGGAAGTCGGAGGCCAGCAGCTTTTCACCAGCGCAGCACAGATGTTCGATGAGCGGGGCCGCGGATTCATACTTAAAGGAAAGCGGGCGCAAACAGAAAGTCGTGGTCGCCACCCGTACATGACGCACGACGACGCGCGGCAGCTAATCGCCGACGCGCTGACGGCGTACAAGAACCATCACAAGCACTATCCGGCGCGTGTGATCGTCCTGAAGACCTCCCAATTCCGCGATGAAGAGGCCGAAGGCATTTACGAAGCGATTGACGAAGCCGGACCGGAATTGCGTGATCTTGTTTGGGTACAAGAGTCCTATTCTGTCAAAGTGTTGCGCGATGGAAATTATCCCGTGATGCGCGGGACATTCGTCGATCTCGACGGCAAAGGCCTCCTTTATACAAACGGCAGCATGCCTTACTACGGAACCTATCCGGGAATGTATGACCCGCGCCCGCTGTTGTTGTGTCCGTATGAAGGGAGTGACAGCACCATCGCGCAGATCGCAAGTGAGGTGCTAGCTTTGACTAAGGTGAACTGGAATTCCACCCAGATGAATCAAAAGCTGCCGATACCGATCCGTGCTGCGCGCGCTGTCGGCGAAGTCCTTAAATACGTGACCGACCAAAAGATCAGCTCGGACTACGCAAGATATATTTAG
- a CDS encoding tyrosine-type recombinase/integrase: MQRELLACGSLYSASGQRKYLNHDERRRFIAAALSWPHPRVTSLCLVLAYTGCRISEALGLTEGCIEWQSGCIAIRSLKKRKKLVVVRQVPVPPLCTKALKSAHQLPGSNPDQRLWGWSRSRAWQLVKAVMQKALIAPGIHASPKGLRHGFGLHAVRSGVPLNMIQRWLGHASLTTTAIYLQAMGTEEHAIAMRMWCPAERRQRSP, from the coding sequence ATGCAAAGGGAACTACTGGCCTGCGGAAGCCTTTATTCCGCATCCGGACAACGAAAATACCTCAATCACGACGAACGCAGACGTTTCATCGCAGCGGCCTTGTCGTGGCCGCACCCGCGCGTGACCAGCCTTTGCCTCGTCCTTGCCTATACCGGCTGCCGCATCTCGGAAGCTCTCGGTCTGACTGAAGGCTGCATCGAATGGCAGTCGGGGTGCATCGCCATCCGGTCGCTGAAGAAACGCAAAAAGCTTGTAGTCGTTCGTCAGGTTCCGGTGCCGCCGCTCTGCACGAAAGCCCTCAAGTCCGCTCACCAACTACCGGGTTCCAATCCCGACCAACGGCTCTGGGGCTGGTCGCGCAGTCGCGCTTGGCAGTTAGTGAAAGCGGTCATGCAGAAGGCTCTTATCGCGCCGGGCATTCATGCCAGTCCGAAAGGCCTGCGCCATGGTTTTGGGCTTCACGCCGTCAGAAGCGGCGTGCCGCTCAATATGATTCAACGTTGGCTTGGACACGCCAGCCTTACCACAACTGCGATCTACTTGCAGGCCATGGGCACCGAGGAACACGCAATAGCGATGCGAATGTGGTGCCCAGCCGAGAGGCGTCAGCGCAGCCCCTGA
- a CDS encoding helix-turn-helix domain-containing protein, with protein sequence MPRTRNHVDLAMRVAGEHFGVSIADIRSQRRSRNVHAARTWGMYLACATTEASYEEIGKHFRRDHTIVRVVERGRSHEIDDSKESAQFFETLKAQVQGLR encoded by the coding sequence ATGCCAAGAACGCGGAACCACGTCGATCTGGCAATGCGGGTTGCCGGAGAGCACTTCGGAGTCAGCATCGCGGATATCCGCTCGCAACGGCGGTCAAGGAATGTTCACGCTGCCCGCACGTGGGGCATGTATCTCGCCTGCGCGACCACGGAAGCCAGTTACGAGGAAATCGGCAAGCATTTCCGTCGCGACCACACGATCGTTCGAGTGGTGGAGCGTGGCCGCTCACATGAGATCGATGACAGCAAAGAGAGCGCACAATTCTTCGAGACGCTGAAGGCGCAAGTTCAGGGGCTGCGCTGA
- a CDS encoding type IV secretory system conjugative DNA transfer family protein: protein MTAAFPPRGYGDERIREGLPKRLWTHPWQLDSSWKWRPGKIVLGKWEAQEFGDPDREAFDTGSGDDRHIVTVAGTRAGKSSTVLVPNLLRYPGSAVILDPKGELARKTARHRAETLGHAVAVLDPFGTSGWKSTSYNPLDDLDPHSETYVDDIGLVVDSIIIPGKTDPHWPDSAKNLITGLALYMTCAGGKRTMPRLRRLLLGKEGKLANADPKDAAEDNLFVRMAAMDGFDDLIAMTGRNFLDKQSKELDSIISTAREQTRFLDSRSLTSTLASSPLRLSDLKRKPVTIYLCLPATRLATHSRWLRMVLQLAFVQLEKDRAVPRFPVLFLLEEFNALGYLQSIENAAGFMAGFGVRLWSVLQDFTQLKTHYPNSWETFIGNAGVLQAFGNVDVTTTAHLSKMIGNTRVTESNDVFVSGSAQGHGDSGRRDQNVTTPLIEPTEIAHYFARQTNRQMLLVPGKSPVYMERLDRPEEA from the coding sequence ATGACGGCAGCTTTTCCTCCGCGCGGCTACGGCGACGAACGGATACGAGAGGGTTTGCCGAAAAGGCTTTGGACGCATCCTTGGCAACTGGACTCGTCATGGAAATGGCGTCCGGGAAAGATCGTCCTGGGTAAATGGGAGGCTCAGGAGTTCGGCGATCCCGACCGGGAGGCGTTCGACACCGGCAGCGGCGATGATCGCCACATCGTAACTGTGGCGGGAACCCGCGCGGGCAAGTCTTCCACGGTTCTGGTGCCGAACCTGCTGCGATATCCGGGCTCGGCGGTTATCCTCGATCCGAAGGGCGAACTCGCCCGAAAGACGGCCCGGCACCGTGCGGAAACGCTGGGCCACGCTGTTGCTGTGCTCGATCCATTCGGCACGTCCGGCTGGAAATCGACCTCGTATAACCCGCTGGATGATCTCGATCCCCACAGCGAGACCTACGTCGATGATATTGGCCTTGTCGTCGATTCCATCATCATTCCCGGCAAAACTGATCCCCACTGGCCGGATTCGGCAAAGAACCTGATAACGGGGCTCGCGCTCTACATGACCTGCGCTGGCGGCAAACGGACGATGCCCCGTCTGCGAAGACTTCTACTCGGAAAGGAAGGAAAGCTGGCGAACGCCGATCCGAAGGACGCGGCGGAAGACAATCTCTTCGTCCGCATGGCGGCGATGGATGGGTTTGACGATCTCATCGCAATGACAGGCCGCAACTTCCTCGACAAGCAAAGCAAAGAACTCGACTCGATCATTTCGACCGCACGTGAGCAAACGCGCTTTCTGGATTCCCGCTCGCTGACCAGCACGCTGGCGTCATCGCCTCTGCGCCTTTCCGACCTCAAACGGAAGCCCGTTACGATCTATCTCTGTCTCCCGGCGACCCGTCTCGCTACGCATTCAAGGTGGCTGCGCATGGTGCTTCAACTGGCCTTCGTTCAGCTCGAAAAAGACCGGGCGGTGCCGCGATTTCCGGTTCTGTTCCTCTTGGAGGAGTTCAATGCGCTCGGCTATCTTCAGTCGATAGAAAACGCCGCAGGCTTCATGGCTGGGTTTGGCGTGAGGCTCTGGTCTGTGTTGCAAGATTTCACGCAGTTGAAGACGCATTATCCAAACTCGTGGGAAACGTTCATCGGCAACGCCGGGGTGCTTCAGGCATTCGGCAACGTCGATGTGACCACGACCGCGCATCTCTCAAAAATGATCGGCAACACCCGCGTCACCGAATCCAATGACGTGTTTGTAAGCGGTTCGGCGCAAGGTCATGGGGATTCTGGCCGTCGTGATCAAAACGTCACGACGCCGCTCATCGAGCCGACGGAGATTGCGCATTATTTCGCACGCCAGACCAACAGACAGATGCTGCTCGTGCCGGGAAAATCGCCAGTCTACATGGAGCGTCTTGACCGCCCGGAGGAGGCATAA
- a CDS encoding relaxase/mobilization nuclease domain-containing protein: MILKGSQRGGPIKLAAHLLNDRDNHHVTLHEVRGFVSSGLVGAMAEASAVSKGTRSRQPVFSLSLNPPKDEIVPVEAFLEAADRAEAALGLSGQPRAIVFHEKNGRRHAHVVWSRIDAKEMKAINLPYFKTRLNALSKELYLQHEWDLPEGHRENGWKSPLNFTLAEWQQAKRHDLDPREIKQVFQNAWARSDNLASFRSALDAHGYILAKGDRRGFVAVDIRGEVYPISRWSGVKTKDLSQRLGDASRLLSVTDARSSFQKRMTGRAGEILSQDRAAKAKEIKPLLEELRILVSHHRKERALLNDRQAMRRREEVKERSGRFRRGLGALLDLVTGRMFTVRRQTEREAFECFVRDRTQQEALIQQQGVEKRGLVQRIAALQQSHRAAHRQLLRQVLVFTKYANRVHARDGLHLQ, encoded by the coding sequence ATGATCCTCAAAGGTTCCCAACGCGGCGGGCCTATCAAGCTCGCCGCGCATCTCCTCAATGATCGGGACAATCATCACGTCACGCTTCACGAGGTGCGTGGGTTCGTTTCAAGCGGGCTGGTCGGGGCCATGGCTGAAGCGAGTGCGGTGTCTAAGGGTACTCGATCCCGTCAGCCAGTCTTTTCTCTGAGCCTGAACCCGCCAAAAGACGAGATCGTGCCCGTCGAAGCGTTTCTTGAAGCCGCCGACAGGGCGGAAGCAGCTCTCGGCCTGTCGGGTCAGCCTCGCGCGATTGTCTTTCATGAAAAGAACGGGCGTAGGCATGCGCATGTTGTCTGGTCGCGTATCGACGCCAAGGAGATGAAGGCGATCAACCTGCCGTACTTCAAAACCCGGCTGAACGCCTTGTCGAAAGAACTGTACCTCCAGCATGAATGGGATTTACCGGAGGGGCACCGTGAAAACGGATGGAAGAGCCCGCTCAACTTCACGCTGGCCGAATGGCAACAGGCCAAACGCCACGACCTCGACCCGCGAGAAATCAAACAGGTATTTCAGAATGCGTGGGCTCGGTCTGACAACCTAGCGAGCTTCCGCTCGGCTTTGGACGCGCACGGCTACATTCTCGCCAAAGGAGATCGGCGCGGCTTTGTCGCCGTCGATATACGCGGCGAGGTATATCCGATTTCCCGCTGGTCCGGTGTCAAAACAAAGGACCTGAGCCAACGGCTCGGAGACGCCTCCCGGCTGCTATCCGTTACAGATGCACGGTCTTCGTTCCAAAAGCGGATGACCGGACGGGCGGGAGAAATCCTCTCTCAGGATCGCGCCGCCAAGGCCAAAGAGATCAAGCCGCTGCTGGAAGAGCTGCGTATCCTTGTCTCTCATCACCGGAAAGAACGCGCGCTTCTGAATGATCGGCAGGCAATGCGCCGACGGGAAGAAGTCAAGGAACGATCAGGCCGATTCCGGCGCGGCCTTGGTGCGCTGCTGGATTTGGTGACGGGACGAATGTTCACGGTTCGCCGTCAGACCGAACGTGAAGCATTCGAATGTTTCGTGCGAGACCGCACGCAACAGGAAGCCCTCATACAGCAACAAGGCGTCGAGAAAAGGGGCTTGGTTCAACGCATTGCAGCGTTGCAGCAATCCCACCGGGCTGCGCACAGGCAGTTGCTTCGTCAGGTGCTGGTCTTCACCAAATACGCAAACCGCGTTCACGCGCGGGATGGGCTTCACCTTCAGTAG
- a CDS encoding plasmid mobilization protein, whose translation MDIGKNAERAAPLSIRFTDSEKARLKELAGSTPLSQFIRGRALGDAQDARARVRQPLKDAEPLGRLLGVLGQSRLSSNLNQIAKAANQGSLPVTKELESELQAACAQILEMRLLLLQALGMKIVGEALTRTPLPEVFFSAAAETE comes from the coding sequence ATGGATATAGGCAAAAACGCTGAACGAGCAGCCCCTCTTTCGATTCGATTCACCGATTCCGAAAAGGCCCGGTTGAAGGAGCTGGCAGGGTCCACGCCCCTTAGCCAGTTCATTCGCGGACGTGCGCTTGGTGACGCCCAAGATGCCCGCGCCCGTGTACGCCAACCCCTGAAAGACGCAGAACCGCTGGGCAGACTTCTGGGGGTTCTTGGGCAGTCGCGTCTTTCCAGCAACCTGAATCAAATCGCCAAAGCCGCCAACCAAGGCAGCCTTCCCGTAACGAAGGAACTCGAATCCGAGCTTCAGGCCGCATGCGCCCAAATTCTTGAGATGCGGCTCCTGCTTTTGCAGGCACTCGGCATGAAGATCGTCGGCGAAGCTCTCACTCGCACACCGCTTCCCGAAGTCTTTTTCAGCGCGGCTGCCGAGACAGAGTAA
- a CDS encoding ABC transporter substrate-binding protein, with translation MDAQISLEYDRFDEIRRNQGSEQANQWRDAHSNSSNNVMTDHGHEIEQYYAQLRRLLWDTRRLDRRGFMAALARSALTGAFAGMLPRIANAADPVTIMSFGGSYKAAMMEAFCKPFTAKTGAPVQYQEPYNFSRIRAMHQAKAQQIDATLAVTDQVTFVAEAKMATPIDWNVVDRSALSPVQVSFPNMVGFVVQSNVFCYSRKKWPGDDHPNSWADFWDVQKFPGRRALRRSQPLQMIEAALLADGVTESEFYPVDIDRAFRKLDQIKPHIKTWWNDNSQAQQLMEQEEVDLIYMANGRATQSILENKAPFQIVWNQAITEDGRYQGWFVPVGCPNPQGGMKFLDLIGRAETQAVFARMIYYSPQNEKAYDLLPPDITKELPLSAKNRKIAHIMNYEWWSKHSVPAQRRFESWLQG, from the coding sequence ATGGACGCTCAAATTTCCCTGGAATATGATCGGTTCGATGAAATTCGGCGAAATCAAGGGAGTGAGCAAGCCAACCAATGGCGCGATGCTCACTCAAACAGTTCGAATAACGTCATGACCGATCATGGACACGAGATCGAGCAGTATTACGCGCAATTGCGCAGGCTGCTCTGGGACACGAGGCGTCTTGATCGCCGCGGTTTCATGGCGGCTCTGGCACGCTCCGCGCTGACAGGTGCATTTGCGGGAATGCTGCCGCGGATCGCCAACGCCGCCGACCCCGTCACTATCATGAGCTTCGGTGGATCTTACAAAGCCGCAATGATGGAGGCGTTCTGCAAGCCCTTCACCGCAAAGACCGGCGCGCCAGTGCAATATCAGGAGCCCTATAATTTCTCCCGAATACGTGCGATGCATCAGGCCAAGGCGCAGCAGATCGACGCCACTCTTGCCGTCACCGATCAGGTCACCTTTGTGGCTGAAGCAAAGATGGCAACGCCCATCGACTGGAACGTGGTCGACCGCAGCGCGCTTTCGCCCGTGCAAGTCTCGTTTCCCAACATGGTCGGCTTCGTCGTTCAGTCGAATGTGTTCTGCTACAGTCGCAAAAAATGGCCGGGAGACGATCATCCCAATTCATGGGCCGATTTCTGGGATGTGCAGAAGTTTCCGGGCCGGCGCGCGTTACGGCGCTCCCAGCCGCTCCAGATGATCGAGGCTGCTCTGCTCGCCGATGGCGTCACGGAGAGCGAATTCTATCCGGTTGATATCGATCGTGCGTTTCGCAAGCTCGACCAGATCAAACCGCACATCAAAACCTGGTGGAACGACAACTCTCAAGCCCAGCAGCTCATGGAGCAGGAGGAGGTCGATCTCATCTATATGGCCAACGGCCGCGCCACCCAGTCCATTCTCGAGAACAAGGCGCCGTTCCAGATAGTCTGGAATCAAGCAATCACGGAAGACGGCCGCTACCAAGGCTGGTTCGTGCCGGTCGGTTGTCCCAATCCGCAAGGCGGCATGAAGTTTCTCGACCTCATCGGGCGGGCCGAAACGCAAGCCGTTTTTGCCCGCATGATCTACTATTCTCCACAAAACGAAAAAGCCTACGACTTGCTGCCGCCGGACATCACCAAGGAGCTGCCGTTGTCGGCGAAAAACCGAAAGATCGCTCACATCATGAACTACGAATGGTGGAGCAAGCATTCGGTCCCGGCCCAGCGCCGCTTCGAGTCCTGGCTCCAGGGATAG
- a CDS encoding acetate--CoA ligase family protein, protein MADPELSKLLRPRSVAVVGASAREGSTGLRLLRHLRMGGFDGPVYPINPRYPEILGIPCYRTLSDVPGPIDAMFIALPADAVLPVLEEGGRLGVGAAVVNAAGFADAGQDGTAIQDEMVRVATQSSMALCGPNTNGVMSLLGNAYLCGFVPHEGAKRGGVAICTQSGSLANMLSRDIAGLGSAYVVSAGNEAILTTAEYLEAFVRDDQVKVILLTLEAVRRPAALAQAALAAAAKGKTVIALKVGRSERGRAAVQAHTGALAGEDALYDAYFRRLGIVRVGDLDEMVETAAMFVAQPRPPAHVGLVPMTFSGGHAAMLADLCEDLGLALAVLSEQTRTKLKAIFPSWWQPSNPIDAWGDGWDPLRFEQTLEIVAADPAASMIVMTIMPQPARRISSEVATILRRIAERSGCRCALISDSSGGPREPSVAEVLDGSGIAYLSGLRNGMTAIARWAKARPPEQAPKTPATLLEECRAFVAGCGGMNEPQRFAFMTSIGSPMLESEVVRTAADAARAAQLIGAPVVLKGCAPDVLHKSEHGLVAIGLADAAKVSAAFDELSAKLRRISRSPLAEIMLQPLAKTGIELIVGVRNHPGFGSLLVVGLGGTFVELLKESSERLGPVDQTTARAMLDETRAGRVLRGFRGQGPYDIDAAAAAIAAVSHFGAATIGSVAALEINPMIVHKAGEGVSGVDLVIELQPRAV, encoded by the coding sequence ATGGCTGACCCCGAGCTTTCAAAGCTTTTGAGGCCGCGCTCGGTGGCCGTGGTCGGCGCCTCTGCGCGCGAGGGGTCGACTGGTCTCCGTCTCTTGCGCCACCTTCGGATGGGCGGCTTCGACGGGCCTGTTTATCCCATCAACCCGCGCTACCCCGAAATTCTCGGCATTCCCTGCTATCGGACACTGTCCGATGTGCCCGGGCCGATCGACGCCATGTTCATTGCCCTCCCGGCGGACGCCGTACTCCCGGTGCTGGAGGAGGGCGGGCGGCTCGGCGTCGGCGCGGCCGTCGTCAATGCCGCAGGCTTTGCCGATGCAGGCCAGGATGGCACGGCGATACAGGACGAGATGGTCCGAGTAGCCACGCAGTCCAGCATGGCGCTGTGCGGGCCGAACACCAACGGCGTGATGAGTTTGCTTGGCAACGCCTATCTCTGCGGCTTCGTGCCTCACGAGGGCGCCAAGCGGGGCGGCGTCGCGATCTGCACCCAAAGCGGCTCACTGGCGAACATGCTGAGCCGGGATATCGCAGGTCTCGGATCGGCCTATGTGGTATCGGCCGGCAACGAAGCGATCCTGACGACGGCCGAATATCTCGAAGCCTTTGTCCGCGATGACCAGGTCAAGGTGATCCTGTTGACCCTCGAAGCGGTGCGCCGACCGGCCGCTCTGGCACAGGCGGCGCTCGCTGCGGCCGCCAAGGGCAAGACCGTCATTGCGTTGAAGGTCGGACGGAGCGAACGCGGACGTGCTGCGGTTCAGGCCCACACGGGCGCACTCGCCGGCGAGGACGCGCTTTACGACGCGTATTTTCGTCGGCTCGGCATTGTGCGAGTGGGCGATCTCGATGAGATGGTCGAAACGGCGGCGATGTTCGTGGCCCAGCCGCGGCCGCCGGCACATGTCGGGCTCGTGCCGATGACGTTCTCTGGCGGTCACGCCGCAATGCTCGCTGACCTGTGCGAGGATCTCGGATTGGCTCTCGCAGTGCTCTCGGAGCAGACCCGCACCAAGTTGAAGGCGATCTTTCCTTCGTGGTGGCAGCCGAGCAATCCCATCGACGCATGGGGCGATGGCTGGGACCCGCTACGCTTCGAGCAGACCTTGGAAATCGTCGCGGCCGATCCGGCAGCGTCGATGATTGTCATGACCATCATGCCGCAACCGGCACGGCGGATCAGCAGCGAGGTCGCGACCATCCTGCGCCGGATCGCCGAGCGTTCAGGCTGTCGCTGTGCGCTGATCAGCGATTCGTCTGGCGGCCCGCGCGAGCCTTCGGTCGCGGAAGTGCTCGATGGATCCGGAATCGCCTACCTGTCGGGCCTTCGCAATGGAATGACCGCGATCGCGCGCTGGGCCAAGGCGCGGCCGCCCGAGCAGGCGCCCAAAACCCCCGCCACGTTGCTGGAGGAGTGTCGCGCCTTCGTGGCGGGGTGCGGCGGCATGAACGAGCCGCAGCGTTTTGCCTTCATGACCTCGATTGGGAGCCCGATGCTGGAGAGCGAGGTCGTGAGGACAGCGGCCGATGCGGCTCGTGCCGCGCAATTGATCGGGGCCCCTGTGGTTTTGAAGGGGTGCGCGCCGGATGTGCTTCACAAATCCGAGCATGGTCTTGTGGCGATCGGGCTTGCGGATGCCGCGAAGGTGTCCGCCGCCTTCGATGAGCTATCGGCCAAGCTGAGACGGATATCGCGTTCGCCGCTGGCAGAAATCATGCTCCAGCCGCTGGCCAAAACCGGAATAGAACTCATCGTCGGAGTGAGGAACCATCCAGGGTTCGGCTCCTTGTTGGTCGTTGGCCTCGGTGGCACCTTCGTCGAGTTGCTGAAGGAGTCGAGCGAGCGGCTTGGCCCGGTGGATCAGACGACGGCGAGGGCAATGCTAGACGAAACCCGCGCCGGTCGCGTCCTGCGCGGGTTTCGGGGGCAAGGCCCATACGATATCGATGCGGCTGCGGCAGCGATTGCGGCGGTTTCGCATTTTGGCGCGGCCACGATTGGCAGTGTTGCTGCGCTGGAGATCAATCCGATGATCGTTCACAAAGCCGGCGAGGGCGTCTCTGGAGTCGATTTGGTGATCGAGTTGCAGCCGCGCGCGGTCTAA